The Fulvia fulva chromosome 1, complete sequence region CAATAAATGCATTGACACCGGGGAGATCGTTGAGATGGAACCGCGTCCACTCTGGTAATCTTACAAACCATACCTCATACTCATACTTGTCGCACTCGCATCGCGAGCCGTCGCTTCTTACTCCATCATGCTACAAAGCTCTTCATCCAGCGTGAAAATCCTGAGACTCGATTCTCCCCTTTTCACCTGGCGAGCGTAGAACGTACTGTACTGGGCCTGAGGATCCTCTTTCGATCGAGAGTGCCGTTCGTTTTTCATTTCGTGAATGGCTCCAATAAAGGCAAGTCAGTGGTTCAGACCCCGATCTCTGGAGGGTCGGTGGGTTTGCGGCATTCCTCTTGCATTTTCGTTGGCCTTGACGACCACTGCTTGCTCTACATATCATCAATCATACCGCTTCCGTCACTGTCCATCACAGCACACCTACATTCCCGTACTAAGAGAAATATAGGTCCTGCTGCGGCTCTTGCTGCGGCTCCTTTTGTTGCACACTCTGCACCACACTCCCTCTCTCTCACTCCCACCCCGTGCTGCTCCAGACCAATTCCGCCTGCCTCCCTAAAGCTCGACGTCCTGACCCTCGCGCGCGCTCCTCCCCTGCGGCCCAATCTCCCAAATCCCCAGATCCTTCCCCTCCCGATCCTTCTTCGGCTTATACGGCTTCCCCGAAGACTTCAAGATAAGCATTGCCTTCGCCGTGTTCGCGAAGCTCCTCATCAGCTCCCGCATTCTACCCGCTTCCAGGATAATCTCGCTGAGACCATACTGATCGTTCGCAACCGTGACGCTCAAGTCCATACTCTCGACGAGAATGTGGCGGGTAATCAAGTTCCCCGCAGAGTGAAGGACGGTGTTGTAGGCGATGATCATTTCGGGGATGTACTCCCTCCGCACGATGCGGAGGTCTTTCTCTTCGTCGCTAGTGACGGGGTGGGTGAGGAGGTTGCGGGTTAGGACGTCGGACATTGCTGAGTCGACTTGGTCCTTTGCGGTCTTGAGGTCTTGGGGCGCGGCGGACATTCGTAGGATTTTGCGGGTGTATTCTGCTTCCTTCTTGCGCCAGTCATCCAAGGCCACTAGAGCGTGGGTGAGCATCTCGAGCTCGTAGTAGCAGCGTGATGTGCGTTTGAGGGTCTCCCATGTCGATCGGCTACACGGTGGTTCTCCTTCGTAGTCAAAGGGGTTGATGGAGCGGCCGAGGACTTGGTAGGCTTTGCGAAGGGCTACAGTATCGTAGGGATACTCCTTGATGATTTCCGAGGCGCAAGCGAGGCGGCCAGAGACTAAAGACTGTTAGCAGTGGATGTGGACGACACGTTGAGGCGAACCTACCTAAGCACTTCCGAAGCGCAAATGAAAGTGCACTGAATGTATCCTGCCAGTATCCCTCGACGAGACTGAACCATCGCAGACTACGCACAATGGCCTCATCTCCTTCTTGAAGCACTTCTGAGAAGAAGCCATGGATGATGCGCTGACCTGGATAGAAAGTCGCATCGTCTGCCGGTTCAAATATCCTGGCCGATCGACGTACGTCGGGTTCGAGGGTAGTCGCCATGTGACTGTTCATCAGGAAGGCCAATTGCTCGTTGATGATCTTGATGATGTCGAGCTCGTACTGCCGCATCAGCTTCAGCATCATGTTCTGTTCCGTCGAAGAGGTAATGTCTCCAAGGATCTCAGCCATCGTTATGATGTATCTGCTGGCGTGCAATCTCGAGACGTAGAGCGGAATGAGCTCACGCTTGCCGGCTGCTCGAAGTTCCTGTATATACGCGACATAGACATTCTCTTCAGCTTCGCGTTCGTGGTTCTCTTTCTTGGCCCTCTCACCGGCAAGCAGGCGTATCATGATGCCCATGTGTGTCGCGATTCGCAGTGTTTGTGAGCTCAGTGCAACTTCTGCTTCTGGCTGGTTCCTGTCCTCTTCCCAGAACGGCTTGAGGTCGAGGATCATGGCGTCCGCCTCGCCTCTTTGACGCGCTGTGTAGGCGATCGCAAAGCCTAGAGTGTGGATGAGGCTTCCAACATCGTTGGCAAGCAGGTAGCTTTGGATGATCTTCATCGGCTGTATAGCTTCCCTCCCTGTAGTTGGCTTCTTGCGAAGCTGCATGATCAGTTCGATGATCTGCGTGTCCGGGTCTTTCGATAGGTCTGCAGACTGCCGGGTATTCTTTGGGCCTCTGTCAGGATAGTG contains the following coding sequences:
- a CDS encoding Nucleoporin NUP84, producing the protein MAPATRRQTAGASSVKKAPPARKPRATRQAPPASEDWNFISRGGSSREDTNDQENHTPDFDMDGRNGGTIEPTRELPDVNEAVRPLREMAERVGAEVESFAETLDQFLDNLPTRNKFDAVLELADQFKGYAQHVATRLKEQHESAARRERQKEWEQKANISTQTTAFGAASSTTFGTTTTGKTAEQVRQMRQWQQEADIWELFRIMLEQHHNPDLRSIQQEKEDKLRSLGDVHRFTPEKDIWERFLVEDDLAKERSVVKRWLEQTAEHQESDIPGIMEELEKKGGVSKGLWTNGWVHTRVKIKGEKRLRTWPNNPGAALPQITRADDGALLVTNLDPDSPLRQGRNTEKKDAFAEKAIWIACWEMLRRGQSWEDISKWCKEREEGWRALSMGNVEPSEAHSLATWRNMCYAASTQNAGLANPYEAAVYGLLGGNADAAQKVAKTVDENLHVYYSAALVRQFDLYLEMHYPDRGPKNTRQSADLSKDPDTQIIELIMQLRKKPTTGREAIQPMKIIQSYLLANDVGSLIHTLGFAIAYTARQRGEADAMILDLKPFWEEDRNQPEAEVALSSQTLRIATHMGIMIRLLAGERAKKENHEREAEENVYVAYIQELRAAGKRELIPLYVSRLHASRYIITMAEILGDITSSTEQNMMLKLMRQYELDIIKIINEQLAFLMNSHMATTLEPDVRRSARIFEPADDATFYPGQRIIHGFFSEVLQEGDEAIVRSLRWFSLVEGYWQDTFSALSFALRKCLVSGRLACASEIIKEYPYDTVALRKAYQVLGRSINPFDYEGEPPCSRSTWETLKRTSRCYYELEMLTHALVALDDWRKKEAEYTRKILRMSAAPQDLKTAKDQVDSAMSDVLTRNLLTHPVTSDEEKDLRIVRREYIPEMIIAYNTVLHSAGNLITRHILVESMDLSVTVANDQYGLSEIILEAGRMRELMRSFANTAKAMLILKSSGKPYKPKKDREGKDLGIWEIGPQGRSAREGQDVEL